One segment of Panicum virgatum strain AP13 chromosome 3K, P.virgatum_v5, whole genome shotgun sequence DNA contains the following:
- the LOC120699113 gene encoding adenine/guanine permease AZG1-like gives MLGPHIASLKRSQTRTPTQPHTSPRAAMAGSLIPSASSGEHAAATPTTKLGRLNAAVERSWLGRRFRLAARGTTFTTELRAGTTTFLTMAYILAVNASILSDSGATCTVDDCDAPSPGCKFPPVDPGYAACVARARRDLIVATAASSVIGSFIMGAFANLPIALAPGMGTNAYFAYTVVGFHGSGTLPYRTALAAVFLEGLIFLLISVVGLRSKLAQFIPKPVRISASAGIGLFLAFIGLQSNEGVGLVGFSSSTLVTLGACPASQRASVAPVVTFPNGTVALIPGGTVSGGILCLSGRMTSPTFWLALVGFLIIAFCLIKNVRGAMIYGILFVTFVSWPRHTAVTAFPDTPAGDDSFHYFKKVFDVHRIRSTAGALDFRGIGHGYFWEALFTFLYVDILDTTGGLYSMARFAGFVDDATGDFEGQYFAFMSDASAIVFGSLLGTSPVTAFIESSTGIREGGRTGLTALTAAAYFTAALFITPLLASIPSWAVGPPLVLVGVMMMRAVAEVDWNDMRQAVPAFLTLALMPLTYSIAYGLIGGIGSYMLLHSWDWACEAAARLGCRRKVGGGADRSNGGEAEQRKETESA, from the coding sequence ATGCTGGGGCCCCACATCGCCTCATTAAAAAGATCCCAAACACGCACTCCCACACAGCCGCACacctccccgcgcgccgccatggccggctcCCTCATCCCCAGCGCAAGCAGCGGGGAGCACGCGGCCGCGACGCCCACGACCAAGCTCGGCCGGCTCAACGCGGCGGTGGAGCGGTCGTGGCTCGGGCGGCGGTTCCGCCTCGCGGCGCGCGGGACCACGTTCACCACGGAGCTGCGCGCCGGCACGACCACGTTCCTCACCATGGCCTACATCCTCGCCGTCAACGCCTCCATCCTGTCCGACTCCGGCGCCACCTGCACCGTCGACGACTGCGACGCGCCGTCCCCCGGGTGCAAGTTCCCTCCCGTGGACCCCGGGTACGCCGCCTGCGTGGCGCGCGCCCGCCGGGACCTGATCGTCGCCACCGCGGCGTCGTCCGTGATCGGGTCCTTCATCATGGGCGCCTTCGCGAACCTCCCCATCGCGCTGGCGCCCGGGATGGGCACCAACGCCTACTTCGCATACACAGTCGTCGGATTCCACGGCTCCGGCACGCTCCCCTACCGCACGGCGCTCGCCGCGGTGTTCCTCGAGGgcctcatcttcctcctcatctcggTGGTTGGCCTGCGGTCAAAGCTCGCCCAGTTCATCCCCAAACCCGTGCGGATCTCGGCGTCCGCGGGGATCGGTCTGTTCCTGGCCTTCATCGGGCTGCAGAGCAACGAGGGCGTCGGGCTCGTGGGGTTTAGCTCGTCGACGCTGGTGACGCTCGGCGCGTGCCCGGCGTCGCAGCGCGCGTCGGTGGCGCCCGTGGTGACGTTCCCCAATGGCACGGTGGCGCTGATACCGGGCGGCACCGTCTCCGGGGGCATACTCTGCCTCTCGGGGCGCATGACCTCCCCGACTTTCTGGCTCGCCCTCGTGGGGTTCCTCATCATCGCCTTCTGCCTCATCAAGAACGTCAGGGGCGCCATGATCTACGGCATCCTGTTCGTGACCTTCGTGTCCTGGCCGCGCCACACCGCCGTCACCGCGTTCCCGGACACGCCCGCCGGCGACGACAGCTTCCACTACTTCAAGAAGGTGTTCGACGTGCATCGGATCCGCTCCACGGCCGGCGCGCTCGACTTCCGCGGCATCGGCCACGGCTACTTCTGGGAGGCGCTCTTCACCTTCCTCTACGTCGACATCCTCGACACCACCGGCGGGCTCTACTCCATGGCGCGGTTCGCCGGCTTCGTGGACGACGCCACGGGTGACTTCGAGGGGCAGTACTTCGCCTTCATGTCGGACGCGTCGGCGATCGTCTTCGGCTCGCTCCTCGGCACGTCCCCCGTGACGGCATTCATCGAGTCGTCGACGGGGATCCGGGAGGGCGGCCGGACGGGGCTCACGGCGCTCACGGCGGCGGCCTACTTCACGGCGGCGCTGTTCATCACGCCGCTGCTGGCGTCGATCCCGTCCTGGGCCGTCGGCCCGCCGCTGGTGCTGGTGGGCGTGATGATGAtgcgcgcggtggcggaggtggactGGAACGACATGCGGCAGGCCGTGCCAGCGTTCCTGACGCTGGCGCTCATGCCGCTCACCTACTCCATCGCCTACGGGCTCATCGGCGGCATCGGCTCGTACATGCTCCTGCACTCGTGGGACTGGGCGTGCGAGGCGGCCGCGAGGCTGGGCTGCCGCCGGAAGGTCGGAGGCGGTGCCGATAGGAGTAATGGCGGCGAGGCAGAGCAGAGGAAGGAGACGGAATCAGCATAG
- the LOC120699114 gene encoding CBL-interacting protein kinase 18-like: MMEAEKNGNILMQKYEIGKLLGQGTFAKVYHARNIVTSQSVAIKVIDKDKIFKVGLMEQIKREISVMKLVRHPNIVQLYEVMATKTKIYFVLEYVKGGELFNKIAKGKLREDAARKYFQQLVSAVDFCHSRGVYHRDLKPENLLVDENGNLKISDFGLSALAESRRQDGLLHTTCGTPAYVAPEVISRKGYDGAKVDTWSCGVILFVLMAGYLPFQDSNLMEMYRKIGKADFKCPPWFPSDVRKLVSRILDPNPRTRMSITKIVECFWFKKGLDSKLIRKNIEMKGKVSALTDVNVVFSSTGSSSGNNKMVDQKQDSAKVTNLNAFDIISLSEGFNLSGLFEETENRKEARFTSSQSASTIISKLEDVATCSKLTVKKKEGGVLKMEGESEGRKGVLSIDAEIFEVTPSFHLVEIKKNNGDTLEYENLFKQDMKPALKDIVWAWQGEHQGQRTEDHKQL; the protein is encoded by the coding sequence ATGATGGAAGCAGAGAAGAATGGAAATATTTTGATGCAAAAGTATGAGATTGGCAAATTATTGGGGCAGGGAACTTTTGCCAAGGTATATCATGCTAGGAACATAGTGACGTCACAAAGTGTTGCTATCAAGGTGATTGATAAAGACAAAATTTTTAAGGTTGGCCTAATGGAGCAGATCAAAAGGGAGATATCAGTCATGAAGTTAGTGAGGCACCCAAACATTGTACAACTTTATGAGGTCATGGCTACTaagacaaaaatatattttgttcTTGAATATGTCAAGGGTGGTGAATTATTTAACAAAATTGCTAAAGGTAAGTTAAGAGAAGATGCTGCAAGAAAGTACTTTCAACAGTTGGTTAGTGCAGTTGATTTTTGCCACAGTAGGGGTGTGTATCATCGTGATCTGAAGCCAGAAAACCTACTAGTTGATGAGAATGGGAACCTGAAAATTTCAGATTTTGGATTGAGTGCACTTGCTGAGTCAAGGCGCCAAGACGGCCTTCTACACACAACTTGTGGTACCCCAGCATATGTGGCACCTGAGGTTATCAGCCGAAAAGGATACGATGGTGCCAAGGTTGACACATGGTCCTGTGGGGTGATACTATTTGTTCTTATGGCTGGTTATTTGCCATTCCAAGATTCAAATTTGATGGAGATGTATAGAAAGATTGGGAAAGCAGATTTCAAATGTCCACCTTGGTTTCCATCAGATGTACGAAAGCTAGTGTCAAGAATTCTTGATCCAAACCCTAGGACTAGAATGTCAATTACAAAAATAGTGGAATGCTTTTGGTTCAAAAAGGGCCTTGACAGCAAGCTAATCCGAAAGAATATTGAGATGAAGGGGAAAGTTTCAGCTCTAACTGATGTTAATGTGGTTTTCTCATCCACAGGTAGCAGTAGCGGGAACAATAAAATGGTTGATCAGAAACAAGATTCAGCAAAAGTCACTAACCTTAATGCTTTTGATATTATTTCCCTTTCAGAAGGCTTCAATCTTTCTGGCTTATTTGAGGAGACTGAGAATAGAAAAGAGGCAAGGTTCACATCTAGCCAATCAGCTTCAACTATTATATCAAAACTGGAGGATGTTGCCACATGTTCAAAACTTACtgtaaagaagaaagaaggtGGTGTGCTAAAAATGGAAGGTGAAAGTGAAGGAAGGAAAGGTGTCTTGTCTATTGATGCAGAAATCTTTGAAGTTACACCTTCATTCCATCTGGTAGAGATAAAAAAGAACAATGGGGATACACTAGAATATGAAAATTTGTTTAAGCAAGACATGAAACCAGCACTCAAAGATATTGTTTGGGCATGGCAAGGCGAACATCAAGGTCAGCGAACTGAAGATCATAAGCAGCTATAG